One window from the genome of Streptomyces sp. NBC_01476 encodes:
- a CDS encoding PP2C family protein-serine/threonine phosphatase produces the protein MTAQHGDESFDVDRALQDALDRLTLVANASEALSSTLELEPGLRRLSRVLVPALADWCAIDLVEEEGRLHRVVLEHRESRALPHAFLEAPMPAVDNASQAPLARALRGAGPLLLAAFPPPEQATDALDRIELQTFQQLGAHSAVLIPLRARRRVLGVLTLVRTEPGGTDENDRLPLLEDLGHRIAMTIDNAQLHAQVSHTAERLQRALLPDLPHNDPLGIAARYAPARMRAEVGGDWYDAFQLPDGALTLIIGDITGHDLRAAVAMSQMRNMLRGIACDRKEPPGKILARLDAANAILYPAQTLTCLYALLTKPETDEPWLLEYAAAGHVPPLLVTREGDTRFLNGGRSLLLGVAPETIRSEASEQLPPDSTVLLYTDGLIERRTEGIDDGMTRLRQHAAALAREPLEVFCDELMSGLEEANTDDIAMIAVRIPPAVSTSYTATAE, from the coding sequence GTGACCGCACAGCACGGGGATGAATCCTTCGACGTGGACCGGGCCCTTCAGGACGCCCTGGACCGGCTGACGCTGGTGGCCAACGCCTCCGAAGCCCTGTCCAGCACGCTGGAACTGGAGCCCGGCCTGCGCCGGCTCTCCCGGGTGCTGGTGCCCGCCCTCGCCGACTGGTGCGCGATCGACCTGGTCGAGGAGGAGGGCAGGCTCCACCGGGTGGTGCTGGAGCACCGCGAGTCCCGCGCCCTGCCGCACGCGTTCCTTGAGGCGCCGATGCCGGCCGTGGACAACGCCTCGCAGGCCCCGCTGGCGCGGGCACTGCGCGGCGCCGGCCCGCTGCTGCTGGCCGCGTTCCCGCCGCCCGAGCAGGCCACCGACGCCCTGGACCGGATCGAACTGCAGACCTTCCAGCAGCTCGGCGCGCACAGCGCGGTCCTGATCCCGCTGCGGGCGCGCCGCCGGGTGCTCGGCGTGCTGACCCTGGTGCGCACCGAGCCGGGCGGCACCGACGAGAACGACCGGCTGCCGCTGCTGGAGGACCTGGGCCACCGCATCGCGATGACCATCGACAACGCGCAGCTGCACGCCCAGGTCTCGCACACCGCGGAACGGCTCCAGCGCGCGCTGCTGCCCGACCTCCCGCACAACGACCCGCTCGGCATCGCCGCCCGCTACGCGCCCGCGCGGATGCGCGCCGAGGTCGGCGGCGACTGGTACGACGCCTTCCAGCTTCCCGACGGCGCTCTCACCTTGATCATCGGCGACATCACCGGCCATGACCTCAGGGCCGCGGTGGCGATGAGCCAGATGCGCAACATGCTGCGCGGCATCGCCTGCGACCGCAAGGAACCCCCGGGCAAGATCCTGGCCCGGCTGGACGCGGCGAACGCGATTCTCTATCCGGCGCAGACCCTGACCTGCCTGTACGCGCTGCTCACCAAGCCGGAGACCGACGAGCCCTGGCTGCTGGAGTACGCGGCGGCCGGGCACGTGCCCCCGCTGCTGGTCACCCGCGAGGGCGACACCCGCTTCCTCAACGGCGGCCGCAGTCTTCTGCTCGGTGTGGCACCGGAGACGATCCGCTCCGAGGCCAGCGAGCAACTGCCGCCGGACTCGACCGTGTTGCTGTACACCGACGGCCTGATCGAGCGCCGCACCGAAGGGATCGACGACGGTATGACCCGGCTGCGCCAGCACGCGGCGGCGCTGGCCAGGGAGCCGTTGGAGGTGTTCTGCGACGAGCTCATGTCCGGCCTGGAGGAAGCGAACACGGACGACATCGCGATGATCGCGGTACGTATCCCGCCGGCCGTCTCCACCTCGTACACCGCGACCGCCGAGTAG
- a CDS encoding ATP-binding SpoIIE family protein phosphatase, producing MDSTADDVRARGHPLDDIAVATVDGEGTVVGWSAGAAALLGRTAGDVCGRPLEELVAEVTSPDGGGCGERPSEGRARLRHRSGATVDVVFRWSVLDGAGTHLVLAAPLSAATDWEQGLALLHLLIAQDRMGVAILDTDLRVIRTNITPEMLDGNRVSAGDRFSGILSPEDAESIEIPLRRVLESGVPLIRSRIEVRRVTSVSGRWVMSLSGFRMQDRRGDPTGVAVTVTDHSAQHQIRRNLALLHDSAVRIGSSLDVVRTAQELADVLVPGLGDLATVDLSESVLAGDEPPRIRGGGTQRLTRTATAPGAGEWPAALLGAGEKYPALPDSRALRRLQEGHAVTMDRATVSQALGGSPLDSTFIPDGAHSVVTAPLLGRGFVLGTVSVWRIGQPDPFDETERVLLTEIASRAALGVDNARRYTREHHAAAALQNRLLPRAETDVPAVEAAGIYLPAGGQAGISGDWFDVIALPSLRVALVIGDVIGHGLAATATMGRLRTAIQTFADLELDPTEVLTHVEDLVQRLAAEAPSGQQDSVGATCLYAVYDPVTGRCTLASAGQPQPVVVGPDGAATFVEITPGPPLGVGGVPYESVSVDLPPGSVLGLYTDGVFGLEGFFDAERGMERLRNGLGVHTRPDRSMADIGRDLVADVADRPPHDDVALLLARTRLIAPDHIASWEFPAAPASVGEAREAAMEQLSAWGLDDLSLTTELVVSELVTNAIRYAGGPVGLRLLRENVLICEVADPSNTQPRLVRAGAADEGGRGLLIVARCTSRWGSRYGRHGKTIWTEQPLDGLPEVSVPLFDVA from the coding sequence ATGGATTCGACTGCCGACGATGTGCGGGCCCGGGGCCACCCTCTGGACGACATCGCGGTCGCCACGGTTGACGGCGAGGGCACGGTGGTCGGCTGGTCGGCCGGCGCCGCCGCCCTGCTCGGGCGGACCGCGGGCGACGTCTGCGGGCGCCCGCTGGAGGAGCTCGTCGCCGAGGTCACCAGCCCGGACGGGGGCGGCTGCGGCGAACGGCCGTCCGAGGGCCGCGCCAGGCTCAGGCACCGGTCGGGAGCCACCGTTGATGTCGTCTTCCGGTGGTCGGTGCTGGACGGCGCCGGTACGCACCTGGTCCTCGCCGCTCCACTGAGCGCCGCCACCGACTGGGAGCAGGGACTGGCGCTGCTGCACCTCCTGATCGCGCAGGACAGGATGGGTGTGGCCATTCTCGACACGGATCTGCGGGTGATCCGGACCAACATCACCCCCGAGATGCTGGACGGGAACCGTGTCTCGGCGGGGGACAGGTTCAGCGGGATCCTGTCGCCGGAGGACGCCGAATCCATCGAGATACCGCTGCGAAGGGTGCTCGAGAGCGGGGTTCCGCTGATCCGCAGCCGGATCGAGGTCCGGCGGGTCACCTCGGTCAGCGGCCGGTGGGTGATGTCCCTGTCCGGCTTCCGGATGCAGGACCGCCGCGGTGATCCCACCGGGGTGGCCGTCACCGTCACCGACCACAGCGCCCAGCACCAGATCCGCCGCAATCTCGCCCTGCTGCACGACTCCGCGGTGCGGATCGGCTCCTCCCTCGACGTCGTCCGCACCGCGCAGGAACTCGCCGACGTCCTGGTGCCGGGCCTCGGGGATCTGGCGACGGTGGACCTGTCCGAGAGCGTGCTGGCGGGTGACGAACCCCCGCGGATCCGCGGCGGCGGCACGCAGCGGCTGACCCGCACCGCCACCGCCCCGGGGGCCGGGGAGTGGCCGGCCGCACTGCTCGGCGCGGGCGAGAAGTACCCGGCGCTGCCGGACAGCCGGGCGCTGCGGAGGCTCCAGGAGGGGCACGCCGTCACGATGGACCGGGCGACGGTGTCGCAGGCGCTCGGCGGCAGCCCGCTGGACAGCACGTTCATCCCCGACGGGGCGCATTCGGTGGTCACCGCGCCGCTGCTCGGCCGTGGTTTCGTGCTCGGCACCGTGTCGGTCTGGCGCATCGGCCAGCCCGACCCGTTCGACGAGACCGAGCGTGTGCTGCTCACCGAGATCGCCTCGCGGGCGGCCCTCGGTGTCGACAACGCCCGCCGCTACACCCGCGAGCACCACGCGGCGGCTGCCCTGCAGAACCGGCTCCTCCCGCGCGCCGAGACCGACGTCCCGGCGGTCGAAGCGGCCGGCATCTACCTGCCGGCGGGCGGCCAGGCCGGGATCAGCGGCGACTGGTTCGACGTCATCGCCCTGCCGTCGCTGCGGGTCGCCCTGGTGATCGGCGACGTCATCGGCCACGGGCTGGCCGCCACCGCCACCATGGGCCGGCTCCGTACCGCCATCCAGACGTTCGCCGACCTCGAACTGGATCCCACCGAGGTCCTCACACACGTCGAGGACCTCGTCCAGCGGCTGGCGGCCGAGGCACCCAGCGGGCAGCAGGACAGCGTCGGTGCGACGTGCCTCTACGCCGTCTACGACCCGGTCACCGGCCGGTGCACCCTGGCCAGCGCCGGACAGCCGCAGCCCGTGGTCGTCGGCCCGGACGGCGCCGCGACCTTCGTCGAGATCACCCCCGGTCCGCCGCTCGGCGTCGGCGGCGTGCCGTACGAGTCGGTCAGTGTGGATCTGCCGCCCGGCAGTGTGCTGGGCCTCTACACCGACGGCGTCTTCGGACTCGAGGGCTTCTTCGACGCCGAACGGGGCATGGAACGCCTGCGCAACGGCCTGGGGGTGCACACCCGGCCCGACCGTTCGATGGCCGACATCGGGCGCGATCTCGTCGCCGACGTCGCCGACCGGCCGCCGCACGACGATGTCGCGCTGCTGCTGGCCCGCACCCGGCTCATTGCGCCGGACCACATCGCGAGCTGGGAGTTCCCGGCCGCCCCGGCCTCGGTCGGCGAGGCGAGGGAGGCCGCCATGGAGCAACTGTCCGCCTGGGGCCTTGACGACCTCTCGCTGACCACCGAACTCGTCGTCAGCGAACTGGTGACCAACGCGATCCGGTACGCCGGCGGGCCGGTGGGGCTGCGGCTGCTCCGCGAGAACGTCCTGATCTGCGAGGTCGCCGACCCCAGCAACACCCAGCCCCGCCTGGTGCGGGCCGGCGCCGCCGACGAGGGCGGCCGTGGCCTGCTCATCGTCGCCCGCTGCACCAGCCGCTGGGGCAGCCGCTACGGGCGGCACGGCAAGACCATCTGGACCGAACAGCCCCTCGACGGCCTGCCCGAGGTGAGCGTCCCCCTCTTCGACGTCGCTTAG
- a CDS encoding GlxA family transcriptional regulator: MHTVAVLVLDDVVAFDMAVPLEVFGRVRLPDGRRPYRLLVCGITREVPTETFTVHAPWGLEALADADTIIVPGASEYAGAPPEEVLAALRAAAARGTRIASICSGAFILAATGLLDGLAATTHWVGTDLLARLHPKIEVRPNVLYVDNGQLLTSAGAAAGLDLCLHMVRRDLGSAVAADAARLSVMPLEREGGQAQFIVHQQPPVPKGSLLEPVLSWIEENLGQDLTLEAMAARCRMSERTFSRRFREQTGTTPLQWLLRSRVRRAQYLLETTDHTVERIAEQAGFGSPTAFRERFKRVCGTTPQSYRASFRSTA, translated from the coding sequence ATGCATACGGTTGCGGTCCTGGTGCTGGACGACGTGGTGGCCTTCGACATGGCGGTCCCGCTGGAGGTCTTCGGCCGGGTGCGGCTGCCCGACGGGCGCCGCCCGTACCGGCTGCTGGTCTGCGGCATCACGCGGGAGGTACCCACCGAGACCTTCACCGTCCACGCGCCCTGGGGCCTGGAGGCGCTGGCCGACGCCGATACGATCATCGTGCCCGGCGCCTCGGAGTACGCGGGTGCGCCACCGGAAGAGGTCCTGGCGGCGCTGCGGGCCGCGGCCGCCCGCGGGACCCGGATCGCCTCGATCTGCAGCGGGGCCTTCATCCTCGCCGCCACCGGGTTGCTGGACGGGCTGGCGGCGACCACCCACTGGGTCGGCACCGACCTCCTGGCGCGACTGCACCCGAAGATCGAGGTGCGCCCCAACGTGCTCTACGTCGACAACGGGCAGCTGCTCACCTCGGCGGGGGCGGCGGCCGGCCTCGACCTGTGCCTGCACATGGTCCGCCGCGACCTGGGGTCCGCGGTGGCGGCCGATGCCGCGCGGCTGTCGGTGATGCCGCTGGAACGTGAGGGCGGCCAGGCGCAGTTCATCGTCCACCAGCAGCCGCCGGTGCCCAAGGGGTCGCTGCTGGAGCCGGTCCTGTCCTGGATCGAGGAGAATCTCGGGCAGGACCTCACCTTGGAGGCGATGGCCGCCAGGTGCCGGATGAGCGAACGCACCTTCAGCCGGCGCTTCCGGGAGCAGACCGGCACCACTCCGCTGCAGTGGCTGCTGCGGAGCCGGGTGCGCCGGGCGCAGTATCTGCTGGAGACCACCGACCACACCGTCGAACGCATCGCGGAACAGGCCGGCTTCGGCTCGCCGACCGCCTTCCGTGAACGCTTCAAACGGGTCTGCGGCACCACTCCGCAGTCCTACCGGGCGTCCTTCCGGAGCACCGCCTGA
- a CDS encoding DUF2269 family protein codes for MTKFLLAVHVLAAIVAIGPVTVAASMFPAAARRAAAAPAEQAAEAVSTVRLLHRICRVYAEVGVVVPVFGFATASVMHVLGSAWLIAAILLTAVAALVLGLLVLPSQHVILGSLTGSAQDAGPDTEPAPPVDRATTARLAMLTGVFNLLWATVTILMIVRPGSTTGA; via the coding sequence ATGACCAAGTTCCTGCTCGCCGTCCATGTCCTGGCGGCCATCGTCGCCATCGGCCCGGTCACCGTGGCGGCCAGCATGTTCCCGGCCGCCGCCCGACGAGCGGCCGCCGCTCCCGCGGAGCAGGCCGCCGAGGCGGTGTCCACCGTCCGGCTGCTGCACCGGATCTGCCGCGTCTACGCCGAAGTGGGCGTCGTCGTCCCGGTGTTCGGGTTCGCCACCGCGAGCGTCATGCACGTGCTGGGCAGCGCCTGGCTGATCGCCGCGATCCTGCTCACCGCGGTCGCCGCGCTGGTCCTCGGTCTGCTGGTGCTGCCGTCCCAGCACGTCATCCTCGGCTCCCTCACCGGCAGTGCGCAGGACGCAGGACCGGACACCGAACCCGCGCCGCCGGTCGACCGCGCCACCACCGCGCGGCTGGCCATGCTCACCGGCGTCTTCAACCTGCTCTGGGCCACCGTCACGATCCTGATGATCGTCCGCCCGGGCTCCACCACAGGAGCGTGA
- a CDS encoding DUF3817 domain-containing protein produces the protein MSSSRRPLRASAAVELVSLAVLLVNMTTVDIQAVAAMTGPVHGCAWLFSIFAALRDPHGSRRTTVVAAIPGVGGMLALRRLNRAGPAAPSRDGDTVVRVRLSGRRSGAR, from the coding sequence GTGTCCTCCTCCCGCCGTCCCCTGCGTGCCTCGGCAGCCGTCGAACTGGTCTCCCTCGCGGTCCTCCTGGTCAATATGACCACCGTCGACATCCAGGCCGTCGCCGCGATGACCGGACCCGTCCACGGCTGCGCCTGGCTCTTCAGCATCTTCGCCGCCCTGCGTGACCCCCACGGCAGCCGCCGCACCACTGTCGTGGCCGCGATCCCGGGTGTCGGCGGCATGCTCGCCCTCCGCCGGCTGAACCGCGCGGGGCCCGCGGCACCAAGCCGCGACGGCGACACGGTCGTCCGTGTCCGCCTCTCCGGCCGGCGGTCGGGTGCGCGGTAG
- a CDS encoding MmcQ/YjbR family DNA-binding protein yields the protein MVDQDDVHRIGLALPDTFLSDDGSSLRVRHGSGDKPLAWVWLERTGPKGPREPRPDVLAVRVGSQEEKDELIAADPDTYFTEHHYDGYPAVLVRLDAVDQDELRERLTDAWRSQAPRALVKRSGL from the coding sequence ATGGTGGACCAGGACGACGTGCATCGCATCGGGCTCGCGCTGCCGGACACCTTTCTCTCCGACGACGGCAGCTCGCTGCGGGTCCGGCACGGCAGTGGCGACAAACCGCTGGCCTGGGTGTGGCTGGAGCGCACCGGACCCAAGGGCCCACGGGAGCCGCGCCCGGACGTGCTCGCGGTGCGGGTCGGCTCCCAGGAGGAGAAGGACGAGCTGATCGCCGCCGACCCGGACACGTACTTCACCGAGCACCACTACGACGGCTACCCCGCCGTTCTGGTCCGGCTCGATGCCGTTGACCAGGACGAGCTCCGTGAGCGGCTCACCGACGCCTGGCGCTCCCAGGCACCGCGCGCCCTGGTGAAACGCTCCGGTCTGTGA
- a CDS encoding glucose-6-phosphate dehydrogenase, with amino-acid sequence MTVEPSADGQGRQDKAADLLVIFGITGDLARKMTFRALYRLERTGLLDCPVIGVAGDDWTVEHLVEHAREAIADSGEDLDQRVFDSLARRLSYLHGDVTDAALYDRLAKAVGKGRRPLFYLEMPPALFAPIVERLAAADLLGNARVAVEKPFGHDLDSARDLNDRLRKVLREDQILRVDHFLGKEPVIELEYLRFANLAMAEVWDRKSVSAIHITMAESFGVEDRGSFYDAVGALRDVVQNHLLQVLALVAMEPPGGPGADDLRDKKAELFRSMAPADPRRYVRGQYQGYLDVPGVAADSATETFVALSLEIDNWRWAGVPVFLRAGKAMPETVTEVRLILHRTPRLAFLAAPRQVAANQIVLRIDKDPGLRLQLTGHAEKGVWRPVHLDTVFARELGRPQEPYERLLHAAIIGDHQLFAREDSVEETWRVVQPLLDSPPPVHSYERGSWGPREARSLLGGHPEWQDPWLPEQH; translated from the coding sequence ATGACAGTGGAACCGAGTGCGGACGGCCAGGGCCGTCAGGACAAGGCCGCGGACCTGCTGGTGATCTTCGGGATCACCGGCGACCTGGCCCGCAAGATGACCTTCCGGGCCCTGTACCGCCTGGAGCGCACCGGGCTGCTCGACTGCCCGGTCATCGGCGTCGCGGGCGACGACTGGACCGTGGAGCACCTTGTGGAGCACGCCCGTGAGGCGATCGCCGACAGCGGCGAGGATCTGGACCAACGCGTCTTCGACTCGCTGGCCCGGCGCCTGTCCTATCTGCACGGGGACGTCACCGACGCGGCGCTCTACGACCGGCTCGCCAAGGCGGTCGGCAAGGGCCGGCGGCCGCTGTTCTACCTGGAGATGCCGCCCGCCCTCTTCGCGCCGATCGTCGAGCGGCTGGCCGCGGCCGATCTGCTGGGCAACGCCCGGGTGGCCGTGGAGAAGCCCTTCGGCCACGACCTGGACTCCGCCCGCGACCTCAACGACCGGCTCCGCAAGGTCCTGCGCGAGGACCAGATCCTGCGAGTCGACCACTTCCTCGGCAAGGAACCGGTCATCGAGCTGGAGTACCTGCGGTTCGCCAATCTGGCGATGGCCGAGGTGTGGGACCGCAAGAGCGTGTCGGCCATCCACATCACCATGGCGGAGAGCTTCGGCGTCGAGGACCGCGGCTCCTTCTACGACGCGGTCGGGGCGCTGCGCGACGTGGTGCAGAACCACCTGCTCCAAGTGCTCGCCCTGGTCGCCATGGAACCTCCGGGCGGCCCCGGCGCCGACGATCTGCGGGACAAGAAGGCCGAGCTGTTCCGGTCGATGGCACCGGCCGATCCCCGGCGGTACGTGCGCGGCCAGTACCAGGGGTACCTCGACGTCCCCGGAGTGGCGGCGGATTCGGCGACGGAGACGTTCGTCGCGCTGTCCTTGGAAATCGACAACTGGCGGTGGGCGGGGGTCCCCGTCTTCCTGCGGGCCGGCAAGGCGATGCCGGAGACGGTCACCGAGGTACGGCTGATCCTGCACCGGACCCCCCGGCTGGCCTTTCTGGCGGCCCCGCGCCAGGTGGCCGCGAACCAGATCGTGCTGCGCATCGACAAGGATCCCGGCCTGCGTCTGCAGCTGACCGGTCACGCCGAGAAGGGCGTCTGGCGCCCCGTCCACCTCGACACCGTCTTCGCCCGGGAGCTGGGCCGGCCCCAGGAGCCGTACGAACGGCTGCTGCACGCCGCCATCATCGGCGACCACCAGCTCTTCGCCCGGGAGGACAGCGTCGAGGAGACCTGGCGCGTGGTCCAGCCGCTGCTGGACAGCCCGCCGCCGGTGCACTCCTACGAGCGCGGCAGCTGGGGACCGCGCGAGGCGCGCTCCCTGCTGGGCGGGCACCCCGAGTGGCAGGACCCGTGGCTGCCGGAGCAGCACTGA